A genomic segment from Candidatus Korarchaeum cryptofilum OPF8 encodes:
- the cas4a gene encoding type I-A CRISPR-associated protein Cas4/Csa1, which yields MYYVDPVEVKKLSRDLLPASRERPVDERLRGWNWFQSPLRPYSSEVPLGVWEIASSICPTGRDVWIRHKVLRRSVPTTPQIAKGIVVHRLVSSMFLKAKKMVYMGKYELRDDLITESEGIVERELENMRKYVKLPDEEGLRGFCRRIARWEATRIEGKVMEVRAKYPFLNEESLVQIAFPVATELAIDGSLLGLSQYLRADAAWIFGGILFDVKTDRKEDWHRIQLAGYALAFESFFEMPVDIGCVVYVSEVPEGLRVFRDFFLITDDLRSRFLERRDELQMMLIREDEPKRAERCPKYCLFSDMCGVVT from the coding sequence ATGTACTACGTGGACCCAGTGGAGGTGAAGAAGTTATCGAGGGACCTCCTCCCGGCTTCCAGGGAGAGGCCCGTCGATGAGAGGCTGAGGGGCTGGAATTGGTTCCAGAGCCCCCTGAGGCCCTACTCCTCTGAGGTCCCTTTAGGGGTCTGGGAGATAGCATCATCCATATGCCCCACCGGCAGGGACGTATGGATAAGGCACAAGGTACTGAGGAGATCCGTGCCCACGACGCCCCAGATAGCTAAGGGAATAGTGGTGCACAGGCTGGTTTCCTCAATGTTCCTTAAGGCTAAGAAAATGGTTTACATGGGGAAATATGAGCTAAGAGATGATTTGATCACGGAGTCCGAGGGGATAGTGGAGAGGGAGCTCGAGAACATGAGGAAGTACGTGAAGCTACCGGATGAGGAGGGGCTGAGGGGTTTCTGCAGGAGGATAGCCAGATGGGAGGCCACGAGGATAGAGGGGAAGGTCATGGAAGTAAGGGCTAAGTACCCCTTCCTGAATGAGGAGAGCCTCGTCCAGATAGCCTTCCCCGTCGCTACGGAGCTAGCTATAGACGGCAGCCTCCTGGGGCTGAGCCAGTACCTGAGGGCAGATGCTGCCTGGATCTTCGGAGGGATACTGTTCGATGTGAAGACCGATAGGAAGGAGGATTGGCACAGGATTCAGCTAGCTGGCTATGCTTTGGCTTTTGAGAGCTTCTTCGAGATGCCAGTCGATATAGGGTGCGTTGTCTACGTATCTGAAGTGCCCGAGGGCCTCAGGGTGTTCAGGGACTTCTTCCTGATAACAGACGATCTCAGGTCCAGGTTCCTGGAGAGGAGGGATGAGCTCCAGATGATGCTCATTAGGGAGGATGAGCCTAAGAGAGCTGAGAGGTGCCCGAAATACTGCCTCTTCTCCGATATGTGCGGGGTGGTAACCTGA